In Equus caballus isolate H_3958 breed thoroughbred chromosome 7, TB-T2T, whole genome shotgun sequence, one DNA window encodes the following:
- the OR52A29 gene encoding olfactory receptor family 52 subfamily A member 29, which produces MFKFNSTVFMPSVLTLIGIPGLESVQCWIGIPFCAMYIIALLGNFLLLVIIKSEQRLHEPMYLFLAMLRTIDIALSTCILPKMLGIFWFHAPDIYFDVCLLQMWLVHTFQCIESGILLAMALDRCVAICDPLRHATIFTHQLLTQIGVGVTLRAALLSAPCLILIKCRLKYYRTTVVSHSYCEHTAIVKLAAEDVRINKIYGLFVAFSILGLDIVFIILSYFQIFITVFNLPLKEARLKAFNTCIAHICVFLEFYLLGFFSFFTHRFGFHIPPCIHILLSNLYLLVPPLLNPIVYGVKTKQIRDRVSKIFYAKNPS; this is translated from the coding sequence ATGTTCAAGTTCAACAGCACAGTCTTCATGCCCTCAGTGCTGACACTAATTGGGATCCCTGGCTTGGAGTCTGTGCAGTGCTGGATTGGGATTCCTTTCTGTGCCATGTACATCATTGCTCTGCTTGGGAATTTTCTTCTCCTGGTCATCATCAAATCTGAGCAGAGACTCCATGAGCCCATGTATCTCTTCCTGGCAATGCTTAGAACAATAGACATTGCTCTCAGTACTTGTATTTTACCAAAAATGCTAGGGATATTCTGGTTTCATGCGCCAGACATATACTTTGACGTCTGTCTCTTGCAGATGTGGCTCGTCCACACCTTCCAGTGTATTGAGTCAGGTATTCTGCTGGCCATGGCCCTGGACCGCTGTGTGGCAATCTGTGATCCTCTGAGACATGCAACTATTTTTACCCACCAACTTCTCACTCAGATTGGGGTTGGAGTGACACTCAGAGCAGCCCTCCTTTCAGCTCCATGTCTCATCCTCATCAAGTGCCGCCTGAAATACTATCGAACCACCGTCGTATCGCATTCATACTGTGAGCACACGGCCATTGTGAAGTTGGCAGCAGAAGATGTTCGAATCAACAAGATTTATGGTCTGTTTGTGGCTTTCAGTATACTTGGATTGGACATAGTCTTTATCATCCTCTCCtacttccaaatatttattaCCGTCTTCAATCTGCCTCTGAAAGAAGCTAGGCTCAAAGCCTTTAACACCTGCATTGCCCACATTTGTGTCTTCCTTGAGTTTTACCTCCTaggtttcttctccttctttacaCACAGGTTTGGGTTCCATATTCCACCCTGCATTCATATTCTTCTGTCCAACCTTTACCTACTTGTCCCACCTCTGCTCAATCCTATTGTTTATGGTGTGAAGACAAAACAGATTCGGGATAGAGTATCCAAGATTTTTTATGCTAAGAATCCTTCTTGA
- the OR51G4 gene encoding olfactory receptor 51G2 — MIMSVSNQSSTSFFLTGFPGLETVHTWLSIPLCVMYLASLAGNSLILWVVRSEPSLHQPMYYFLSMLAVTDLGLSASTLPTMLTIYMLGLREVAMDVCLAQLFFIHTFSIMESSVLLTMAFDRFVAISNPLRYGTILTSSRIASLGLAIMVRSIGLHIPAPIMLKKLPYCGNRLLSHSYCLHPDVMKLACADTHINSAYGLFVVLSTLGVDSVLIVLSYVLILQTVLFIASKAERLKALNTCVSHICAVLLFYTPMIGLSMIHRFGRRASPGTRVLLSYLHFFTPPVLSPVVYTIKTKQIRLRMLRLFWLHKAGIRDGQDH; from the coding sequence ATGATTATGTCAGTCTCCAACCAAAGCAGCACCTCCTTCTTCCTAACAGGCTTCCCAGGCCTTGAGACTGTGCATACCTGGCTCTCTATCCCTCTGTGTGTCATGTATTTGGCATCCCTGGCAGGGAACAGCCTGATTCTGTGGGTGGTGAGGTCAGAGCCCTCCCTGCACCAGCCCATGTACTACTTTCTGTCCATGCTGGCAGTGACCGACCTGGGCCTGTCTGCCTCCACGCTGCCCACCATGCTCACCATCTACATGCTGGGTCTCAGGGAAGTGGCAATGGATGTGTGCCTGGCACAGCTCTTCTTCATTCATACCTTCTCCATCATGGAATCCTCTGTTCTGCTGACCATGGCCTTTGACCGTTTTGTGGCCATCAGCAACCCCCTGCGCTATGGCACCATCCTCACAAGTTCCCGGATTGCCAGCTTGGGCCTGGCCATAATGGTGCGCAGCATTGGTCTCCACATCCCAGCCCCCATCATGCTGAAGAAGCTGCCTTACTGCGGGAATCGCCTGCTTTCCCACTCCTACTGCCTGCACCCAGATGTCATGAAGCTGGCCTGTGCTGACACCCATATCAACAGTGCCTATGGTCTCTTTGTAGTGCTCTCTACTCTCGGAGTGGACTCAGTGCTCATTGTCCTCTCCTATGTGCTGATCCTCCAAACAGTGCTGTTCATTGCCTCCAAGGCTGAGCGCCTCAAAGCCCTCAATACTTGTGTTTCCCACATCTGTGCTGTGTTGCTCTTCTATACACCTATGATTGGCCTGTCTATGATCCATAGATTTGGGAGACGGGCTTCCCCAGGCACCCGTGTACTGCTTTCCTATCTTCACTTTTTCACACCCCCGGTTCTCAGTCCAGTGGTTTACACCATTAAGACCAAGCAGATTCGACTGAGGATGCTGCGCCTCTTCTGGTTGCATAAGGCTGGCATCAGAGACGGTCAGGATCATTAA
- the OR51AG1 gene encoding olfactory receptor family 51 subfamily AG member 1 → MAIPNNNNASSFFFILMDVPGLEASHCWTAIPVCSIYVLSLLGNITIMYIVKSVPNLHTPMYLFLSVLSTADLGLSASTLPSMAAVFLLGQRKVGAATCFLQLFFIHTFSVIESAVLLAMAFDRCVAIREPLRYATILTTKRVGALGLAIEIRSVALHLPLPVLLVRLQFQLLNALSHFYCVHPDVLRLASSSTLVNSGLGLFIMLSTLGMDAVLILLSYVLILKTVLSIASNVEQLKAFNTCVSHICAVLLFYTPLVSLSMIHRFGKKKLPAQVYMLLSYLHFLIPPVLNPIVYSVKTKEIRARILKLVYPKKH, encoded by the coding sequence ATGGCAATTCCTAACAACAATAATGCCAGCAGCTTCTTCTTCATACTGATGGATGTCCCAGGACTAGAGGCTTCTCATTGCTGGACAGCTATTCCTGTCTGCTCTATCTATGTTCTCTCTTTGCTGGGCAACATCACCATAATGTACATCGTCAAGTCTGTGCCCAACCTCCATACGCCCATGTACCTCTTCCTTTCCGTGCTTTCAACAGCTGACCTGGGTCTCTCAGCTTCTACACTGCCTTCAATGGCCGCTGTCTTTCTCCTGGgccagaggaaggtgggagcTGCAACCTGCTTTTTGCAACTCTTCTTCATCCACACTTTCTCAGTCATTGAATCAGCTGTGCTGTTGGCTATGGCTTTTGACCGCTGTGTGGCTATCCGAGAGCCCTTACGCTATGCTACCATTCTCACAACCAAGCGCGTTGGGGCCCTCGGGCTGGCCATTGAGATCCGTAGTGTTGCCCTTCATCTGCCTCTGCCTGTGCTCCTTGTAAGACTGCAATTCCAGCTTTTAAATGCTCTGTCTCATTTTTATTGTGTTCACCCTGATGTGCTAAGGCTGGCCAGTTCCAGCACTCTTGTGAACAGTGGCTTGGGGCTCTTCATCATGCTCTCCACATTAGGGATGGACGCTGTGCTCATTCTCCTCTCCTATGTGCTAATCTTGAAGACAGTGTTGAGCATTGCTTCCAATGTTGAGCAGCTCAAAGCCTTCAACACTTGTGTTTCCCACATCTGTGCGGTACTACTATTTTATACCCCACTAGTCAGCCTGTCCATGATCCAtcgctttgggaagaagaagttACCAGCTCAGGTATACATGCTTCTCTCCTATCTGCACTTTCTTATACCTCCAGTGCTCAACCCAATTGTCTACAGTGTCAAAACCAAAGAGATTCGGGCACGCATTCTGAAGTTGGTCTACCCCAAAAAGCACTGA